One Pyrococcus furiosus DSM 3638 genomic region harbors:
- a CDS encoding 50S ribosomal protein L37ae, which produces MSGTKKVGSAGRFGARYGLKIRRRVAAVEAKMRQKHTCPVCGRKAVKRISTGIWQCQKCGATFAGGAYLPVTPAGKAVRRITE; this is translated from the coding sequence ATGAGCGGAACCAAAAAGGTTGGTTCAGCCGGTAGGTTTGGTGCAAGGTACGGTCTCAAGATTAGAAGAAGAGTTGCAGCAGTAGAGGCAAAGATGAGACAGAAACACACCTGCCCAGTCTGTGGAAGAAAAGCGGTGAAGAGAATTAGCACTGGAATATGGCAGTGCCAGAAGTGTGGAGCTACATTTGCCGGTGGAGCTTACCTCCCAGTTACCCCTGCCGGAAAGGCCGTTAGAAGGATAACGGAGTGA
- a CDS encoding NAD(P)/FAD-dependent oxidoreductase: protein MIKVAIIGAGITGASIARVLSRYENLEVHLIDKNPDVGWGVSKANTALIHGGYDDDPDKYPMRAKLCVRGNRLWHRWVKELEIPHIWNGALVVALEEEDFDELEKLLERGIRNGVPEMRIVDREELFHLEPGLNPEAKGALWIPTVGQIGPIPAVIAIVENAVANGVKIHLNTKVKGIKVQNGEVKGVETNNGFIEADVIINAAGLYADEISRMVGLDYFTIHPRKGEYWIFDDTVPGPRRVLFPTPTPISKGIVVTTEISGHLMIGPNAQDLPPEEKENLATTREGLEEVWEGAKKLWPNLPPRSKVIRTFAGLRPEPTGGDFIIKAEEEVFGFINVAGIRSPGLTSAPAIAYEVAEIIQRDLGIKLIEKEKWNPYRKDITRFSMLSPEEANRLIRENPAYGKIVCRCNLVTEGEILEAIERMKFIGVKIPSIDSIKFRTKATSGTCQGSFCRVRIIQLLSKAYNVPPWEITLKGEGSEIGIGDVKALLRGENSA from the coding sequence ATGATTAAGGTTGCGATAATTGGAGCGGGAATAACGGGAGCTAGTATAGCAAGAGTTCTAAGCAGATATGAAAACCTCGAGGTTCATCTAATAGACAAAAATCCCGACGTTGGTTGGGGTGTTAGTAAAGCAAACACAGCTTTAATTCATGGTGGATACGATGACGATCCAGATAAATACCCAATGAGGGCAAAGCTCTGTGTAAGGGGAAATAGACTCTGGCATAGATGGGTTAAGGAACTAGAAATACCCCACATATGGAATGGTGCCCTTGTTGTGGCATTGGAGGAGGAAGATTTTGACGAACTCGAAAAGCTTCTCGAGAGGGGTATAAGAAATGGAGTCCCCGAGATGAGAATCGTTGACAGAGAAGAGCTGTTTCATTTGGAGCCAGGGTTGAATCCAGAGGCAAAAGGAGCACTTTGGATACCAACGGTAGGTCAGATTGGCCCTATTCCTGCGGTAATAGCTATAGTTGAGAATGCCGTTGCCAATGGAGTCAAGATCCATCTCAACACCAAAGTTAAAGGAATAAAAGTGCAGAACGGGGAGGTAAAAGGAGTTGAGACAAACAACGGATTCATTGAGGCAGATGTTATAATAAATGCCGCCGGACTTTATGCAGATGAAATTTCTAGAATGGTTGGACTCGATTACTTCACTATTCATCCCAGGAAGGGTGAGTACTGGATATTTGACGATACCGTCCCAGGACCTAGGAGAGTTCTTTTCCCAACACCGACTCCAATTAGTAAGGGAATTGTAGTTACAACAGAGATAAGCGGTCATCTAATGATTGGGCCCAATGCCCAGGACTTGCCACCTGAAGAAAAGGAAAACCTGGCAACTACAAGGGAAGGACTAGAGGAGGTATGGGAGGGTGCAAAGAAGTTGTGGCCAAACCTTCCTCCAAGGAGCAAGGTAATAAGGACATTTGCAGGGTTAAGACCAGAGCCCACAGGTGGAGACTTTATAATTAAGGCTGAAGAAGAAGTCTTTGGTTTCATAAACGTTGCTGGAATCCGTTCTCCTGGACTTACTAGTGCCCCAGCAATTGCTTATGAAGTTGCAGAGATAATCCAGAGGGATCTCGGTATTAAGCTCATAGAAAAAGAAAAGTGGAACCCATATAGGAAGGATATAACAAGATTCTCAATGCTCTCTCCAGAGGAAGCAAACAGATTGATTAGAGAGAACCCTGCTTACGGAAAGATTGTATGCAGGTGTAACCTAGTAACTGAAGGTGAGATTCTAGAGGCAATAGAGAGAATGAAGTTCATAGGCGTTAAAATTCCAAGCATAGACTCAATAAAGTTTAGGACTAAAGCTACCTCAGGAACCTGCCAGGGAAGCTTTTGTAGGGTTAGGATAATTCAACTTCTCTCAAAGGCATACAACGTTCCACCCTGGGAAATTACTCTTAAGGGAGAGGGAAGCGAGATTGGTATAGGAGATGTTAAGGCATTGCTAAGAGGTGAGAACAGTGCTTGA
- a CDS encoding glycerophosphodiester phosphodiesterase family protein: protein MWERDKIIVLGHRGYMAKYPENSLLSIRKAIEAGADGVEIDVWLSKDNKVILMHDETIDRTSNLKGRQKEMTLEELKKANIGMGERIPTLEEVFEILPKDALLNIEIKDRDAAKEVARIVSENNPERVMISSFDIEALREYRKYDDTTIMGLLVDKEETVPLIPKLKEKLNLWSVNVPMEAIPIIGFEKTYQAIKWVRSLGLKIVLWTEDDKLFYVDENLKRLLGMFEVVIANDVERMVSYLSSLGIR from the coding sequence ATGTGGGAAAGAGATAAGATAATAGTTCTTGGACATAGGGGATACATGGCAAAATATCCAGAGAACAGCCTGCTCTCAATTAGAAAGGCTATTGAAGCGGGCGCAGATGGTGTTGAAATCGACGTGTGGTTGAGTAAAGATAATAAGGTAATATTAATGCATGATGAAACAATCGATAGAACTAGCAATCTCAAGGGTAGACAAAAGGAGATGACGCTAGAGGAGTTGAAAAAGGCCAATATCGGAATGGGGGAAAGAATTCCAACTCTAGAGGAAGTTTTCGAGATTTTACCAAAAGACGCTTTGCTCAATATAGAGATCAAGGACAGGGATGCTGCAAAAGAAGTTGCCAGGATAGTCTCTGAGAATAACCCTGAGAGAGTTATGATATCCTCCTTTGACATAGAAGCATTAAGAGAGTACAGAAAGTACGATGATACAACAATTATGGGCCTACTAGTGGACAAAGAGGAAACCGTTCCGCTTATTCCAAAGCTTAAAGAAAAGCTAAACCTATGGTCTGTAAACGTACCTATGGAGGCAATCCCAATTATAGGCTTTGAGAAAACTTACCAAGCAATCAAATGGGTCAGAAGTTTAGGATTGAAGATAGTTCTATGGACGGAAGATGACAAATTATTCTATGTAGATGAGAACCTAAAGAGGCTCCTTGGCATGTTTGAAGTTGTAATAGCTAATGATGTTGAGAGAATGGTATCCTACCTTTCTTCCCTGGGAATAAGGTAA
- a CDS encoding DUF63 family protein — protein MIREFFQKYFIDPIKYNTGYNPVNTLVYAIILGIATLLVYKVLKRLKIEINNAFFRALIPYMIFGAFTRALTDAGVFPRTYLTVSPGIYFLVFVIAFSALLVSHKFAKDWRGVFLWFGWGLVMVDLAAMSANISKINFDFAVLKYFIPFLILAELVVFLLSKKVSLVRENSYLFYAHFYDATTTFVGVDFMGYWEQHVLPRLLIGLTGTAAVMYVLKFIILFAAVWLLKELEKEGEEKELLDFIKMVIFILGFAPGTRNLLRMLMGV, from the coding sequence ATGATTAGAGAGTTCTTTCAGAAATATTTTATTGACCCAATTAAGTATAATACTGGATATAACCCAGTTAACACGCTTGTCTATGCCATAATCTTGGGGATTGCAACTTTACTTGTATATAAAGTTCTAAAGAGGCTTAAAATTGAGATAAACAACGCATTCTTCAGAGCGCTAATTCCTTACATGATTTTTGGAGCGTTCACAAGAGCCTTAACAGATGCTGGAGTTTTTCCGAGAACTTATCTCACTGTTTCCCCTGGGATATACTTCCTGGTCTTTGTAATAGCATTTTCTGCCCTTTTAGTCTCACATAAATTCGCCAAAGATTGGAGGGGAGTTTTCTTATGGTTTGGATGGGGTTTAGTTATGGTAGATCTCGCTGCAATGTCTGCTAACATTTCCAAAATAAATTTTGATTTCGCTGTCTTAAAGTACTTCATTCCCTTCCTAATTCTTGCCGAACTTGTGGTCTTTCTCTTGTCAAAGAAAGTTAGTTTAGTTAGAGAGAACTCATACCTATTCTATGCCCACTTCTATGACGCAACCACCACCTTTGTGGGAGTAGACTTTATGGGCTACTGGGAGCAACATGTTCTCCCTAGGTTGCTAATTGGATTAACTGGGACTGCAGCAGTTATGTATGTATTAAAGTTCATAATCCTCTTCGCCGCAGTATGGCTACTTAAAGAACTCGAAAAGGAAGGGGAAGAGAAGGAGCTCTTGGACTTTATAAAAATGGTAATCTTTATACTGGGCTTTGCCCCAGGAACCAGGAATTTATTAAGAATGTTAATGGGGGTTTAA
- the pcc1 gene encoding KEOPS complex subunit Pcc1: MKAKRVQAKIEIEFPSEDVAKVVYEAVLYEHLSVPYRRSEIDFKLEGKKIILDIKATDSSALRGTVNSYLRWIKAAIDVIEV; the protein is encoded by the coding sequence GTGAAGGCCAAGAGAGTTCAAGCGAAAATCGAGATTGAATTTCCCTCCGAAGATGTTGCTAAAGTTGTTTATGAAGCTGTTCTTTACGAGCACTTAAGCGTTCCATATAGGAGGAGTGAAATTGATTTCAAGCTGGAAGGGAAAAAAATAATCCTAGATATAAAGGCCACAGATTCCTCTGCCCTTAGAGGGACGGTCAATTCTTACCTCAGGTGGATAAAGGCAGCAATCGATGTAATTGAAGTTTAG
- the glpK gene encoding glycerol kinase GlpK, whose translation MDRYILSLDEGTTSARAIIFDKNSNVLGIGQYEFPQYYPKPGWVEHNPEEIWEAQVKAIKTAIEKAKIEANQIAAIGVTNQRETTVIWKKDGKPVYNAIVWQCRRTAEMVEEIKREYSDVIKEKTGLVPDAYFSASKIAWLLDNVPGLREKAEKGEVMFGTIDTFLIYRLTGEHVTDYSNASRTMLFNINKLEWDEELLEIFKIPDGILPDVKESSEIYGYTKILGPEIPVSGDAGDQQAALFGQAAFEEGMVKATYGTGNFILANTGRMLLYSDNLLTTVAWGINGKVNYALEGSIFITGAAVQWLRDGIKIISNAAETEELATKLESNEGVYFVPAFVGLGAPYWDQFARGLIIGITRGTGREHLARATLEAIAYLTRDVIEEMEKLIQIKELRVDGGATVNNFLMQFQADILNKKVIRPVVKETTALGAAYLAGLAVDYWESMEEISQLWRAERVFEPQMDEKTREKLYRGWKEAVKRALGWAKVVS comes from the coding sequence ATGGACCGCTATATCCTCTCTTTAGATGAGGGCACAACTTCCGCCAGGGCAATAATATTTGATAAGAACAGCAATGTTCTAGGAATTGGGCAGTATGAATTCCCTCAATACTATCCCAAGCCAGGGTGGGTAGAGCATAATCCAGAGGAAATTTGGGAGGCTCAAGTGAAAGCAATAAAGACTGCGATAGAGAAAGCCAAGATAGAGGCAAATCAAATAGCTGCTATTGGAGTCACAAACCAGCGTGAAACTACAGTTATTTGGAAAAAAGATGGGAAACCCGTTTACAATGCCATTGTGTGGCAGTGCAGAAGAACTGCTGAAATGGTTGAGGAAATTAAGAGAGAATATAGTGATGTCATTAAAGAAAAGACAGGTCTTGTTCCAGATGCCTACTTTTCAGCCTCAAAGATAGCATGGCTCTTGGACAATGTCCCTGGGCTTAGAGAAAAAGCGGAAAAAGGAGAGGTTATGTTCGGTACAATTGACACCTTTCTAATTTACAGGCTTACGGGAGAGCACGTAACGGACTATTCAAATGCCTCCAGAACAATGTTGTTCAACATTAATAAGCTGGAGTGGGATGAAGAGCTTTTAGAGATCTTTAAGATTCCCGATGGAATTTTACCTGATGTAAAAGAATCTAGTGAAATCTATGGCTATACAAAAATTCTTGGCCCAGAAATTCCAGTTAGTGGGGATGCTGGAGATCAACAGGCTGCTCTCTTTGGCCAAGCAGCATTTGAAGAGGGAATGGTAAAGGCCACTTACGGGACTGGAAACTTCATATTGGCGAATACAGGAAGAATGCTTCTTTATTCAGATAACCTCCTCACAACGGTTGCATGGGGGATTAATGGGAAGGTAAATTATGCCCTGGAAGGCAGTATCTTCATCACGGGAGCAGCTGTTCAGTGGTTGAGAGACGGGATTAAGATAATCAGCAATGCCGCTGAGACTGAAGAATTAGCTACTAAGTTAGAGAGCAACGAGGGAGTCTACTTCGTTCCAGCATTTGTAGGATTGGGAGCTCCCTACTGGGATCAGTTCGCTAGGGGGTTGATAATTGGAATAACAAGGGGAACTGGGAGAGAACATCTTGCAAGGGCAACCTTAGAGGCCATAGCTTACCTCACAAGGGATGTAATTGAAGAGATGGAAAAGCTGATACAGATAAAGGAGCTTCGCGTGGATGGTGGAGCCACTGTTAACAACTTCCTCATGCAGTTCCAGGCTGATATCCTCAATAAGAAAGTTATTAGACCTGTAGTTAAAGAGACCACTGCCCTTGGAGCTGCCTACTTAGCTGGTTTGGCCGTAGACTATTGGGAAAGCATGGAGGAGATATCACAACTCTGGAGAGCTGAGAGAGTATTTGAACCTCAGATGGATGAAAAAACTAGAGAAAAACTATATAGGGGATGGAAAGAGGCCGTTAAGAGAGCTTTAGGTTGGGCCAAAGTTGTGAGTTGA
- a CDS encoding DUF1667 domain-containing protein, with translation MSEVYRLTCIVCPLSCSIEVEIEAGKIKDIKGYTCPRGKEWAIEEIRAPKRVVMSVIPVEGGKLPTVSVKTEKPIPKDKIPELMKMLAKLKLKAPVKVGQVVGEFEGVKIIATREA, from the coding sequence ATGAGTGAAGTTTATAGGCTCACTTGCATTGTCTGCCCCCTTAGTTGCTCTATTGAAGTTGAAATTGAAGCCGGGAAGATAAAGGATATAAAGGGCTACACATGTCCCAGGGGAAAAGAGTGGGCCATTGAAGAAATAAGGGCTCCAAAGAGAGTTGTCATGAGCGTGATTCCAGTTGAAGGAGGAAAATTGCCTACCGTAAGTGTTAAAACGGAAAAGCCAATACCAAAAGATAAGATCCCCGAGCTCATGAAGATGCTCGCCAAGTTAAAGCTCAAAGCTCCAGTAAAAGTTGGCCAGGTTGTTGGAGAATTTGAAGGAGTGAAGATAATAGCCACCAGAGAAGCCTAA
- a CDS encoding NAD(P)/FAD-dependent oxidoreductase — protein sequence MLESYDVVVIGGGPAGMGAAIKAKELGLKVLLLDDNDFLGGILPQCIHPGFGLHYFKEELTGPEFAYRLINKLDGVEVKTSARVIEIQNYSDLEKFVTYVSPEGVKKVATKTIIYAAGARERHAFEIGIVGDRVAGIYTAGEAQALMDLYGILPGRDIVIVGSGDVGLIMARRFALEGCNVKAVIELMPYPGGLARNLMILKDFNIPLYLSHKVVEVRGRKRVEKVKVVKVDENLREIPGSEFWIEADTLIISAGLIPNVKLLQEIGVRIDPATGGPVVNDRLETSVPGIFVAGNSLLINDLVDYVVEQGETAAEGAKEFIENGGIKSTRWIKLVKGENVRLVAPHYLSGERDVWIYARVQRPIEDVTLEFPEIGKKLRLPVVKPSEMLRIKLRGEEIRKAKEKITMQVVKNE from the coding sequence GTGCTTGAGAGTTATGACGTCGTTGTCATTGGAGGAGGACCAGCTGGAATGGGTGCAGCAATTAAGGCCAAAGAGCTTGGCCTGAAGGTATTATTGCTCGATGACAACGATTTCCTGGGAGGAATTCTACCCCAGTGTATTCACCCAGGCTTTGGGCTTCACTACTTTAAAGAGGAATTAACTGGGCCAGAGTTCGCATACAGGCTGATAAACAAGTTAGATGGGGTGGAAGTAAAGACTTCTGCAAGAGTCATTGAGATTCAGAATTATTCTGACCTGGAAAAGTTTGTGACATATGTATCTCCCGAAGGTGTGAAAAAAGTTGCCACAAAGACTATTATCTATGCAGCGGGTGCTAGAGAAAGGCATGCGTTCGAAATAGGAATCGTTGGAGATAGGGTTGCTGGAATTTACACGGCTGGAGAGGCTCAGGCCCTCATGGATCTATATGGCATACTCCCTGGGAGGGACATAGTCATAGTTGGCTCTGGTGATGTGGGACTAATAATGGCCCGTAGATTTGCGCTTGAAGGATGCAATGTAAAAGCTGTAATCGAGCTAATGCCCTACCCAGGAGGACTTGCAAGAAATTTAATGATCCTAAAGGATTTCAACATCCCACTATACCTAAGCCATAAGGTAGTGGAAGTGAGGGGGAGAAAGAGAGTAGAGAAAGTAAAAGTGGTCAAGGTAGATGAAAATCTAAGGGAAATCCCAGGGAGTGAGTTTTGGATCGAAGCAGACACCCTAATAATTTCTGCGGGACTTATTCCAAACGTTAAACTTCTCCAGGAGATTGGAGTTAGGATAGATCCAGCAACTGGAGGACCAGTGGTTAATGACAGGCTCGAAACTTCCGTTCCTGGGATATTCGTGGCAGGAAATTCTCTGCTAATAAACGATTTAGTTGATTACGTTGTAGAACAGGGTGAAACAGCTGCCGAGGGCGCTAAAGAGTTTATAGAAAACGGGGGGATAAAGAGTACGAGATGGATAAAACTAGTTAAAGGAGAGAACGTTAGACTTGTAGCTCCTCACTACCTCAGCGGAGAGAGGGATGTGTGGATTTATGCAAGAGTTCAGAGACCCATAGAAGATGTAACTCTAGAATTCCCTGAAATAGGGAAGAAACTTCGTCTCCCAGTAGTTAAACCATCAGAAATGCTCAGAATAAAGCTTAGGGGGGAGGAGATTAGAAAGGCCAAGGAAAAAATAACGATGCAGGTGGTAAAGAATGAGTGA
- a CDS encoding DNA-directed RNA polymerase subunit P yields the protein MVEAVYRCFKCGREVKLDLSITRDLRCPYCGSKILYKPRPKVPRRVKAI from the coding sequence ATGGTTGAGGCCGTGTATAGATGTTTTAAGTGTGGTAGGGAGGTTAAGCTAGACCTTTCCATAACAAGGGATCTCCGTTGTCCATATTGTGGTAGCAAGATTCTATACAAGCCAAGACCCAAGGTTCCAAGAAGGGTAAAGGCCATTTAG
- a CDS encoding bifunctional fructose-bisphosphatase/inositol-phosphate phosphatase, which yields MKLKFWREVAIDIISDFETTIMPFFGNPDGGKLVKISPSGDETKLVDKLAEDLILSRITELGVNVVSEEVGVIDNESEYTVIVDPLDGSYNFIAGIPFFALSLAVFKKDKPIYAIIYEPMTERFFEGIPGEGAFLNGKRIKVRKTPDEKPSISFYSRGKGHEIVKHVKRTRTLGAIALELAYLAMGALDGVVDVRKYVRPTDIAAGTIIAKEAGALIKDSAGKDIDISFNATDRLDVIAVNSEELLKTILSLLE from the coding sequence ATGAAGCTTAAGTTCTGGAGGGAAGTAGCCATTGACATAATCTCAGATTTCGAAACTACAATAATGCCTTTCTTTGGAAACCCTGATGGGGGAAAGCTCGTAAAGATAAGCCCCAGTGGAGATGAGACAAAGCTGGTTGATAAGCTCGCCGAGGATTTAATACTTTCAAGAATCACAGAGCTTGGAGTCAACGTTGTGAGCGAGGAAGTTGGTGTTATTGATAACGAGAGTGAATACACCGTTATAGTAGACCCACTAGATGGTTCATATAACTTCATTGCTGGAATTCCTTTTTTTGCTTTGAGTCTAGCAGTATTTAAAAAAGATAAGCCAATATATGCAATTATCTATGAACCTATGACAGAGAGATTCTTTGAGGGAATCCCAGGAGAGGGAGCTTTTTTAAATGGAAAAAGAATAAAGGTAAGAAAAACCCCGGACGAGAAGCCATCAATAAGCTTTTATTCTCGAGGTAAAGGCCATGAAATCGTTAAACATGTAAAGAGAACTAGAACCTTAGGGGCAATCGCTCTAGAATTGGCATACCTAGCTATGGGTGCATTAGATGGAGTAGTTGATGTGAGGAAATACGTAAGGCCAACGGACATAGCTGCTGGAACGATAATTGCAAAAGAGGCAGGAGCCCTTATTAAGGACTCCGCGGGAAAGGATATAGATATTTCATTTAATGCAACTGATAGGCTTGATGTGATAGCCGTGAACAGCGAAGAGTTGCTAAAAACAATTTTAAGCTTACTGGAGTAG
- a CDS encoding elongation factor EF-2, which yields MGRREEMIAKIKELMLQPERIRNIGIAAHIDHGKTTLSDNLLAGAGMISEELAGKQLVLDFDEQEQARGITINAANVSMVHNYEGKDYLINLIDTPGHVDFGGDVTRAMRAIDGVIIVVDAVEGVMPQTETVVRQALREYVKPVLFINKVDRLIRELKLTPQQMMERFSKIIMDVNRLIQRYAPEEYKKKWMVRVEDGSVAFGSAYYNWALSVPFMQRTGVKFNEIIDLTLKGDNKTLRQRAPLHVVVLDMVVRHLPSPIEAQKYRIPHLWQGDINSKIGQAMLNCDPKGKMVMVITKIIIDKHAGEVATGRVWSGTVRSGQEVYLINSKRKGRIQQVGIYMGPERINMEAVPAGNIVAVTGLRDAMAGETVAEEQIEPFEALHYVSEPVVTVAIEAKNVKDLPRLIEALRQLAKEDPTLHVKIDEETGQHLLSGMGELHLEVKLYKLQKDWGIEVDVSEPIVVYRESITKPSPIVEGKSPNKHNRFYVVVEPMPDEIYQAIKEGIIPEGRVKDPKAVAKKLAELGMDYDIARGVVDIYNGNMFLDNTKGIQYLNEVMDLLIDGFHQAMDEGPLAKEPVMKVIVRLVDAQVHEDNVHRGPAQIYPAIRTAIHCAMMKAGPVLYEPYQKVIINIPYEYMGAVSREISQRRGQLIDMRQEGEVMTIIAEAPVAEMFGFAGAIRSATSGRALWSTEHAGFKRVPNELAQQIIRQIRQRKGLDPNPPTEKDVCPLF from the coding sequence ATGGGTAGGAGAGAGGAAATGATTGCTAAGATCAAGGAGCTCATGCTCCAACCTGAAAGAATCAGGAATATTGGTATAGCGGCTCACATTGACCACGGTAAAACTACGTTGAGTGACAACCTACTTGCCGGAGCTGGAATGATAAGTGAAGAGCTGGCAGGAAAGCAACTAGTTCTAGACTTCGACGAGCAAGAGCAGGCCAGAGGTATTACCATTAACGCGGCAAACGTTTCAATGGTGCACAACTATGAAGGAAAGGACTACCTAATTAACCTCATCGATACTCCAGGACACGTGGACTTTGGTGGTGACGTTACAAGAGCTATGAGAGCCATTGACGGTGTTATAATCGTCGTTGATGCAGTGGAAGGAGTGATGCCACAGACCGAAACAGTTGTGAGACAAGCATTGAGAGAATATGTCAAGCCAGTCCTCTTCATAAACAAGGTTGATAGGCTTATCAGAGAGCTTAAGCTAACTCCACAGCAAATGATGGAAAGGTTCTCCAAGATAATTATGGACGTTAACAGGTTAATCCAGAGATACGCCCCCGAAGAATACAAGAAGAAGTGGATGGTCAGGGTTGAAGATGGTAGCGTTGCATTCGGTTCAGCTTATTACAACTGGGCCTTAAGCGTTCCATTCATGCAGAGAACTGGAGTTAAGTTCAACGAAATAATTGACCTAACTCTCAAGGGAGACAACAAGACTCTTAGGCAGAGAGCCCCACTCCACGTTGTAGTACTTGACATGGTCGTTAGGCACCTCCCAAGCCCAATTGAGGCCCAGAAGTACAGGATTCCACACCTCTGGCAGGGCGACATAAATAGCAAAATAGGCCAGGCAATGCTCAACTGTGATCCAAAGGGTAAGATGGTAATGGTAATCACCAAGATCATCATCGACAAGCACGCTGGAGAAGTTGCCACTGGTAGAGTTTGGAGTGGAACTGTAAGGAGTGGTCAGGAGGTTTACCTAATCAACAGCAAGAGAAAGGGAAGAATACAGCAGGTCGGTATCTACATGGGTCCAGAGAGAATAAACATGGAGGCCGTTCCAGCTGGAAACATCGTTGCAGTTACTGGACTTAGAGATGCAATGGCTGGAGAGACTGTTGCTGAAGAGCAAATCGAGCCATTCGAGGCCCTCCACTACGTGAGCGAGCCTGTAGTTACAGTGGCTATAGAGGCCAAGAATGTGAAAGACTTACCAAGGCTCATTGAGGCATTGAGGCAATTAGCCAAAGAAGACCCAACACTTCACGTTAAGATCGATGAAGAGACTGGACAGCACCTCCTCAGTGGTATGGGTGAGCTCCACCTTGAGGTCAAGCTCTACAAGCTACAGAAGGACTGGGGAATTGAAGTCGACGTTTCAGAACCAATAGTAGTTTACAGAGAGAGCATAACCAAGCCAAGCCCAATAGTTGAAGGTAAGTCACCAAACAAGCACAACAGATTCTACGTTGTAGTTGAGCCAATGCCAGACGAGATATACCAGGCAATTAAGGAAGGAATAATACCAGAGGGAAGGGTCAAGGATCCAAAGGCCGTAGCTAAGAAGCTTGCAGAGCTTGGAATGGATTATGACATTGCAAGGGGTGTAGTTGATATTTACAATGGAAACATGTTCCTCGACAACACAAAGGGTATCCAGTACCTCAATGAAGTTATGGATCTCCTCATAGATGGATTCCACCAGGCTATGGATGAAGGACCATTGGCCAAAGAGCCAGTAATGAAAGTAATAGTTAGGCTTGTTGATGCTCAAGTTCACGAGGACAACGTACACAGAGGTCCAGCTCAGATCTATCCAGCAATTAGAACTGCAATTCACTGTGCAATGATGAAGGCAGGCCCAGTCCTCTACGAGCCCTACCAGAAGGTCATTATCAACATCCCATACGAGTACATGGGTGCTGTTAGTAGGGAGATATCACAGAGAAGAGGTCAGCTCATTGACATGAGGCAAGAGGGAGAGGTAATGACCATAATTGCAGAAGCTCCAGTTGCTGAGATGTTTGGATTCGCTGGAGCAATAAGAAGTGCAACAAGCGGTAGAGCCCTATGGAGCACAGAGCACGCAGGATTCAAGAGAGTTCCAAATGAGCTTGCTCAGCAGATAATCAGGCAGATCAGACAGAGAAAGGGCCTTGACCCCAATCCACCAACAGAAAAAGACGTCTGTCCACTGTTCTGA
- a CDS encoding ribosomal biogenesis protein translates to MMLITTSHRPTRRTRSFGHDLERVFPNSLYLTRGKKTIQELLMEAYDRGYERLLILNVWKGNPLKMTFIKVHPEDWGYLGYLYLHGIKLQREMGFKGLNPIREDMPLVVTTAKRVGWDHIAFAQVFAELTTGKFVPRGDKSLTYIADKYDTDVIAVIERHPRGMVINFYRLDVTKDRPVGPLINVKIWIMEDGRRWDYKEALGIKVPRREKGEGQESSSENRD, encoded by the coding sequence ATGATGCTGATAACTACTTCACATAGGCCTACCAGAAGAACTAGAAGTTTTGGTCATGATTTAGAGAGAGTATTCCCCAATTCTCTTTACTTGACTAGGGGGAAGAAGACCATCCAAGAGCTTCTCATGGAAGCTTATGACAGGGGATATGAGAGGCTTCTCATATTAAACGTTTGGAAGGGGAACCCCCTCAAAATGACATTCATAAAAGTCCACCCCGAGGATTGGGGTTATTTGGGATATTTGTATCTTCATGGTATAAAGTTGCAGAGGGAGATGGGATTTAAGGGGCTCAATCCAATAAGAGAGGATATGCCTTTAGTTGTTACGACTGCCAAAAGGGTTGGGTGGGATCACATTGCATTTGCCCAAGTTTTTGCTGAACTAACCACTGGAAAGTTTGTTCCCAGGGGAGATAAGAGCTTGACATACATAGCGGATAAATACGATACAGATGTAATTGCGGTTATTGAAAGGCATCCTAGAGGAATGGTTATAAACTTCTATAGGCTTGATGTTACAAAAGACAGGCCGGTTGGACCTCTAATCAACGTAAAGATATGGATCATGGAAGATGGTAGAAGATGGGACTACAAAGAGGCCCTAGGAATTAAGGTTCCACGGAGGGAAAAGGGTGAAGGCCAAGAGAGTTCAAGCGAAAATCGAGATTGA